One Dermacentor silvarum isolate Dsil-2018 chromosome 10, BIME_Dsil_1.4, whole genome shotgun sequence genomic window carries:
- the LOC119431874 gene encoding uncharacterized protein LOC119431874 yields MAGTIQDAVSKAGSRPLLVLGDFNAPHTTWGYRFCSKRGRELAHLIEQHNLTLLNEPDTPTRMGMSTTRDTTPDLLLLMGTLHALWQNVGTNLGSDHDVIRITIRGLILKVKTDTARITNWDKLRKEQEGESDEEE; encoded by the coding sequence ATGGCGGGAACAATACAGGACGCAGTGAGCAAGGCAGGCTCCCGGCCGCTGCTCGTActgggggatttcaacgccccgcacACGACATGGGGATACCGGTTCTGTtcgaaaagagggagagaactaGCACATTTGATAGAACAGCACAACTTGACCCTACTCAACGAGCCCGACACACCCACCCGCATGGGCATGAGCACGACCAGagacaccacgccggacctcTTGCTCCTGATGGGGACTCTGCACGCCTTATGGCAAAACGTGGGAACGAATCTGGGGTCGGACCACGACGTAATCAGAATCACAATCAGAGGTCTCATCCTCAAGGTGAAGACGGACACGGCGAGGATTACCAATTGGGATAAGCTGAGAAAGGAGCAAGAAGGGGAATCGGATGAGGAAGAATGA